One window from the genome of bacterium encodes:
- a CDS encoding HAD-IA family hydrolase produces the protein MIKAVLWDLDGTILDTTELILLSYRHAFATVISREIEDKESLSNFGEPLISVMTRYSPKHAEALMNAYRDHNHKHHDNYIEPFAGIIDALANIKRRGFKQAIVTSKTEWLSRRGLKLFELLGYFDEIVGFESTEEHKPLPAPALETIRRMKVLPSDVLFVGDSLADCLCAEKAGIKFVFVKWGPNPDALGEKIPDYSIDDPRDILYLLPEVGPRIR, from the coding sequence ATGATTAAAGCTGTTTTGTGGGACCTCGATGGGACTATTCTCGATACAACCGAGCTAATTTTGCTTTCATATCGTCATGCTTTTGCGACTGTGATTTCGCGCGAAATCGAGGATAAGGAATCGTTGTCGAATTTCGGAGAACCATTGATTTCGGTGATGACAAGATATTCGCCTAAACATGCAGAGGCGCTAATGAATGCCTACCGAGACCACAACCACAAACATCACGATAATTACATCGAGCCATTTGCAGGAATTATCGATGCACTTGCGAATATCAAACGCAGGGGATTCAAACAGGCGATTGTTACTAGTAAAACAGAATGGCTCTCGCGGCGCGGGTTGAAGCTGTTTGAACTTCTGGGCTATTTCGACGAGATTGTTGGATTTGAATCGACTGAAGAGCATAAGCCGCTACCTGCACCAGCATTAGAAACTATCAGAAGAATGAAGGTTTTGCCGAGCGATGTTTTATTTGTTGGTGATTCCTTGGCTGATTGCCTTTGCGCCGAGAAAGCTGGAATAAAATTCGTTTTCGTGAAATGGGGACCAAACCCGGATGCCCTCGGTGAGAAGATACCAGATTATTCTATCGATGATCCGAGAGATATTTTATATTTATTGCCCGAAGTTGGGCCGAGAATAAGATAA